Proteins from a single region of Streptomyces sp. Tu 3180:
- a CDS encoding DUF4192 domain-containing protein has product MTNHGETTGSSENSGIPGRDRREHTGLPERAGPADPTEPTGPRGHDDGEGRAPRAADITCTAYDHAYDHHGDARQITLRTPAELADALPYLLGYRPEDSIVLVALHDKDGRGRFGGRARLGIPAKPDDWPSAARQLARGLVTGGERRGARPEQMVVFLCHEPAEGESGRQVKERLGPLAHALRLECGALDVPVVEALCVSGGRFWSYCCDNEGCCPAEGTPMGLPGTSVLAAAATYAGIQVRGTLRELRARLLPWENPAAALEQEAALDAAGAALVPRILDAAGRHEVAEETLRLAERVMGRLAGAPPVTGAFPADRRDDALLGHGEAATLILGLQDRTTRDRAAGWMEGGEAGVALRLWRALARRCVGAYGEHAAAPLTLAGWVAWSTGDELEAREALAMALGADPDYLFARLLHQACNEGLDPESIRRCLRAEREERGQAESDGPVTDAGEGGGCALVAAEPADSPPAASERAVSAPEAPSSRRRRRTRVRAPGGCSPLRMRTEGERRGTRVPHPRASAGSTRPGAGDRTRPGGARPGAVVPDAARRRGAPRGGAQSGGRSGEGDG; this is encoded by the coding sequence ATGACGAACCACGGCGAAACGACTGGATCCTCCGAAAACAGTGGCATTCCCGGGCGCGACAGGCGCGAGCACACCGGCCTCCCGGAGCGTGCCGGCCCCGCGGACCCCACCGAGCCCACCGGTCCCCGCGGGCACGATGACGGGGAAGGCCGCGCGCCGCGCGCCGCGGACATCACCTGCACCGCGTACGACCACGCGTACGACCATCACGGCGACGCGCGGCAGATCACCCTGCGCACCCCGGCCGAACTCGCCGACGCGCTGCCCTACCTGCTCGGGTACCGCCCCGAGGACAGCATCGTGCTGGTCGCACTGCACGACAAGGACGGACGGGGCCGGTTCGGCGGCCGCGCCCGGCTCGGCATTCCCGCGAAGCCGGACGACTGGCCCTCTGCCGCCCGGCAGCTCGCCCGCGGCCTGGTGACGGGCGGCGAGCGCCGGGGCGCCCGGCCCGAGCAGATGGTCGTCTTCCTCTGCCACGAGCCGGCCGAGGGCGAGTCCGGCCGGCAGGTCAAGGAGCGGCTGGGGCCACTCGCCCACGCACTGCGCCTGGAGTGCGGCGCCCTCGACGTCCCGGTGGTGGAGGCCCTGTGCGTCTCGGGCGGCCGTTTCTGGTCCTACTGCTGCGACAACGAGGGCTGCTGCCCGGCCGAGGGGACGCCGATGGGCCTGCCCGGCACCTCGGTCCTGGCCGCCGCCGCCACCTACGCGGGCATCCAGGTCCGCGGCACGCTGCGCGAGCTGCGCGCCAGGCTCCTGCCGTGGGAGAACCCCGCCGCCGCCCTCGAACAGGAGGCCGCCCTGGACGCCGCCGGCGCGGCACTGGTCCCCAGGATCCTCGACGCGGCGGGGCGGCACGAGGTCGCCGAGGAGACGTTGAGGCTCGCCGAGCGGGTCATGGGCCGCCTCGCCGGTGCTCCGCCCGTCACCGGCGCGTTCCCGGCGGACCGGCGGGACGACGCGCTGCTCGGACACGGCGAGGCCGCCACGCTGATCCTCGGTCTGCAGGACCGCACGACGCGCGACCGCGCGGCCGGGTGGATGGAGGGCGGCGAAGCGGGCGTCGCCCTCCGGCTGTGGCGGGCTCTGGCGCGCCGCTGTGTGGGAGCGTACGGCGAACACGCGGCCGCCCCCCTCACCCTCGCCGGCTGGGTCGCCTGGTCCACCGGCGACGAACTGGAAGCCCGGGAGGCGCTCGCCATGGCCCTGGGCGCCGACCCCGACTACCTCTTCGCCCGCCTCCTGCACCAGGCCTGCAACGAGGGCCTCGACCCGGAATCGATCCGCCGCTGTCTGCGCGCGGAACGCGAGGAACGCGGGCAGGCGGAGTCCGACGGACCGGTCACGGACGCCGGGGAGGGCGGCGGATGCGCACTCGTAGCCGCGGAACCCGCGGATTCCCCACCCGCTGCGTCCGAACGTGCGGTTTCCGCTCCGGAGGCGCCCTCCTCGCGCCGCCGACGCCGCACGCGTGTCCGCGCCCCCGGCGGCTGTTCCCCTCTCCGGATGCGGACGGAGGGGGAGCGCCGGGGCACGCGGGTTCCGCATCCGCGCGCGTCGGCGGGGAGCACGCGTCCCGGAGCCGGGGACCGTACGCGCCCGGGCGGCGCGCGTCCGGGCGCGGTGGTGCCGGACGCCGCACGCCGTCGTGGCGCTCCGCGGGGAGGCGCACAGTCCGGCGGGCGGAGCGGCGAAGGGGACGGGTGA
- a CDS encoding NUDIX hydrolase — translation MPYDPSAFPPFAVTVDLVVLTVRRHALCALAVRRGEPPFQGCWALPGGFVRADEDLAQAAARELAEETGLSVHDPAVPAQDNGAHLEQLATYGDPERDPRMRVVSVAHLALAPDLPAPRAGGDASNARWAPVEELLQQGGHGREGEPVAPLAFDHARILADGVERARSKIEYSSLATAFCPPEFTVGELRRVYEAVWGVALDPRNFHRKVTGTPGFLVPTGGTTTRQGGRPAQLFRAGGATLLNPPMLRPEV, via the coding sequence ATGCCCTACGATCCGTCAGCCTTTCCGCCCTTCGCCGTCACCGTGGACCTGGTCGTGCTGACCGTGCGCCGCCATGCTCTGTGTGCGCTGGCGGTGCGCAGGGGGGAACCGCCCTTCCAGGGGTGCTGGGCCCTCCCCGGCGGCTTCGTACGGGCCGACGAGGACCTGGCGCAGGCGGCGGCGCGGGAACTGGCCGAGGAGACGGGGCTGAGTGTGCACGACCCGGCCGTCCCCGCCCAGGACAACGGCGCTCACCTGGAACAGCTCGCCACGTACGGCGATCCCGAACGCGACCCCCGGATGCGCGTCGTCAGCGTCGCGCACCTGGCCCTCGCCCCCGACCTGCCCGCACCCCGGGCGGGCGGTGACGCCAGCAACGCACGCTGGGCGCCGGTCGAGGAACTGCTGCAGCAGGGCGGTCACGGCCGGGAGGGCGAGCCGGTCGCGCCGCTCGCCTTCGACCACGCCCGGATCCTGGCGGACGGGGTGGAGCGCGCCCGGTCCAAGATCGAGTACTCGTCGCTGGCGACGGCCTTCTGCCCGCCCGAGTTCACCGTCGGTGAGCTGCGCCGTGTCTACGAGGCGGTGTGGGGCGTGGCACTCGACCCGCGCAACTTCCACCGCAAGGTGACCGGCACACCGGGCTTCCTGGTCCCCACCGGTGGCACGACCACCCGCCAGGGCGGTCGTCCCGCCCAGCTCTTCCGGGCCGGCGGAGCCACCCTGCTCAACCCCCCGATGCTGCGCCCCGAAGTCTGA
- a CDS encoding ABC transporter ATP-binding protein, giving the protein MIQAIGLTSSPRKELPPAVDDVSFEAPAGRVTALLGAPGAGKTTVLGLMLELQPGRGITYFKERPLHRIAHPVREVGVLLGDVPGHPARTVRGHLRMLCAAAGVPARRADEVLEAVELVSLRDERLGTLSRGMDRRLGLACALLADPHTLVLDEPAHGLSARERRWLHGMLRAYADQGGTVLYTTADPKEAARTADRVVTLERGKLVADQETGDFSRTRLRPRVAVRSPYAARLSALLAKEARAARRSVEVVPEAGNRLCVYGSTCAEVGETAFRHGIVVHQLADEIGDMGPGAGFADPPRTAGDEAESRTGRPQRATDEPAAPATDEPAVPDADASVTPGADVPVVPVTDAPTALDADVPVLLTADAPSPSVVEAADDRRPAPSPVPRHHADAPADSGSSASAPSGRQAPGAPAAGESHRPASAPAGRPDRAPGTRAELPPPLSVRRLPGPLRPLRYEIRRATGVPTGFLVGAAVLVVSALTAVLLARIGHTPQPRLLAAWPRELPLPPAALGAGLLGALAFGDEFRHPALAADRGTVPRRLGLLVAKLLVASVTALVLAVLTVGCDAGLLYLLHGPEVVEVPADWVPLSAGWLGLVIGCACAGVLAAGVFRSTTAGFAAVVAVPLLVVPLVRKVLEGPSLPTAIGLPTRVREGSPLRWPFGGERRLEAVLRVIAQPVGGALMLSLAVLLCAYLFTTLRSRVR; this is encoded by the coding sequence GTGATCCAGGCCATCGGACTGACCAGCAGCCCTCGCAAAGAGCTTCCGCCCGCCGTCGACGACGTCTCCTTCGAGGCTCCCGCGGGTCGCGTCACCGCGTTGCTCGGAGCGCCGGGCGCCGGTAAGACGACAGTGCTCGGACTCATGCTCGAGCTCCAACCGGGCCGTGGGATCACCTACTTCAAGGAACGCCCGCTGCACCGGATCGCCCATCCCGTACGTGAGGTCGGCGTACTGCTGGGCGACGTGCCGGGCCATCCCGCCCGCACGGTCCGCGGGCACCTCCGCATGCTGTGTGCCGCCGCGGGTGTCCCGGCCCGCCGTGCCGACGAAGTCCTCGAAGCGGTGGAGCTGGTGAGCCTGCGCGACGAACGCCTCGGCACCCTGTCGCGCGGCATGGACCGCAGGCTCGGACTGGCCTGTGCACTGCTGGCGGACCCGCACACGCTCGTGCTCGACGAGCCCGCGCACGGACTCTCCGCCCGTGAGCGCCGGTGGCTCCACGGCATGCTCCGGGCGTACGCGGACCAGGGGGGCACCGTCCTGTACACGACGGCCGATCCCAAGGAGGCAGCGCGGACCGCGGACCGCGTGGTCACGCTGGAGCGCGGGAAGCTCGTCGCCGACCAGGAGACCGGGGACTTCTCGCGCACCCGGCTGCGCCCCCGCGTCGCCGTCCGCAGCCCGTACGCGGCTCGCCTCTCCGCGCTGCTCGCGAAGGAAGCCCGCGCCGCGCGGCGCTCCGTGGAGGTCGTCCCGGAGGCCGGCAACCGCCTCTGTGTCTACGGCAGTACCTGTGCGGAGGTCGGCGAGACCGCGTTCCGGCACGGCATCGTCGTGCACCAACTCGCGGACGAGATCGGAGACATGGGGCCCGGAGCGGGCTTTGCCGACCCGCCCCGGACCGCCGGTGACGAAGCGGAGTCCCGAACCGGCCGTCCGCAACGGGCCACGGACGAACCGGCGGCTCCGGCCACGGACGAACCAGCGGTCCCGGACGCCGACGCGTCGGTGACCCCGGGCGCGGACGTGCCTGTGGTCCCCGTCACCGACGCGCCGACGGCCCTGGACGCTGACGTGCCCGTACTCCTCACCGCCGACGCGCCGTCGCCCTCCGTAGTGGAAGCGGCGGACGACCGACGGCCGGCCCCCTCCCCGGTGCCACGACACCATGCCGACGCTCCGGCCGACAGCGGCTCGTCCGCCTCCGCGCCCTCCGGCCGGCAGGCGCCAGGGGCTCCTGCCGCCGGGGAGTCCCACCGCCCCGCCTCGGCCCCCGCGGGCCGGCCCGACCGCGCCCCCGGCACCCGGGCGGAACTTCCGCCTCCGCTCTCCGTCCGGCGCCTCCCCGGCCCTCTCCGCCCCCTTCGTTATGAGATCCGCCGCGCCACGGGCGTCCCCACGGGGTTCCTCGTCGGGGCCGCCGTGCTCGTCGTGTCCGCGCTCACCGCCGTGCTGCTGGCGCGCATCGGGCACACTCCGCAACCGCGCCTGCTGGCCGCGTGGCCGCGGGAGTTGCCACTGCCGCCCGCGGCGCTCGGGGCGGGGCTGCTCGGCGCGCTGGCCTTCGGCGACGAGTTCCGCCACCCCGCCCTGGCGGCGGACCGCGGCACCGTGCCCCGGCGGCTGGGGCTGCTGGTCGCCAAGCTCCTCGTCGCCTCGGTCACCGCGCTGGTGCTGGCCGTCCTGACCGTCGGGTGCGACGCCGGACTGCTCTATCTCCTCCACGGCCCGGAGGTCGTGGAGGTTCCCGCCGACTGGGTCCCGCTGAGTGCCGGCTGGCTCGGACTCGTGATCGGGTGCGCCTGCGCCGGTGTGCTGGCCGCGGGCGTCTTCCGGTCCACCACCGCCGGGTTCGCCGCGGTCGTCGCCGTACCCCTCCTCGTCGTGCCCCTCGTGCGCAAGGTGCTGGAAGGGCCGTCGCTGCCCACGGCGATCGGGCTGCCGACGCGGGTGCGGGAGGGGTCGCCGCTCCGGTGGCCCTTCGGAGGGGAACGCCGTCTGGAGGCGGTGCTGCGGGTGATCGCCCAACCCGTGGGAGGCGCGCTGATGTTGTCACTGGCGGTGCTGCTCTGCGCCTATCTGTTCACCACACTGCGGAGCAGGGTCCGATGA
- a CDS encoding FCD domain-containing protein, translating to MSTLAHTMMTAARSADSGLANPGELDRYPYAEAPAADRVGAPAWDGADPELGRVNRRAAGSRGRGLHGQLVQQLGQMIVSGDLGADRPLVPEEIGQRFEVSRTVVRESLRVLEAKGLVSARPNVGTRVRPVSDWNLLDPDIIEWRAFGPQRDDQRRELSELRWTIEPLAARLAAGHGREDVQQRLSDMVEIMGHAMGQGDALTFARADSEFHALLIQIAGNRMLEHLSGIVSAALQVSGGPVTGCERPSEASLAHHGRIVEALADGDGAAAEAAMRQLLTIHPGVERVVPAPREH from the coding sequence GTGAGTACCCTTGCGCACACCATGATGACCGCCGCCCGCTCCGCAGACTCCGGCCTCGCGAACCCGGGCGAACTCGACCGCTACCCCTATGCCGAGGCGCCCGCCGCCGACCGCGTCGGGGCCCCCGCCTGGGACGGAGCGGATCCGGAGCTGGGCCGCGTGAACCGGCGTGCCGCGGGCAGCCGTGGACGCGGGCTGCACGGCCAACTCGTCCAGCAGTTGGGTCAGATGATCGTTTCCGGCGATCTGGGCGCCGACCGTCCACTGGTGCCCGAGGAGATCGGCCAGCGCTTCGAGGTCTCCCGCACCGTCGTCCGCGAGTCGCTCCGCGTCCTGGAGGCCAAGGGCCTGGTCAGCGCGCGCCCGAACGTCGGCACGCGCGTGCGCCCCGTCAGTGACTGGAACCTGCTCGACCCGGACATCATCGAGTGGCGGGCCTTCGGGCCGCAGCGCGACGACCAGCGCCGTGAGCTCAGCGAGCTGCGCTGGACGATCGAGCCGCTCGCCGCCCGCCTGGCGGCCGGCCACGGGCGCGAGGACGTCCAGCAGCGCCTGTCCGACATGGTGGAGATCATGGGGCACGCGATGGGGCAGGGCGACGCGCTCACGTTCGCCCGTGCCGACTCCGAGTTCCATGCGCTGCTCATCCAGATCGCCGGCAACCGCATGCTGGAGCACCTTTCCGGGATCGTGTCCGCCGCGCTGCAGGTCTCGGGCGGTCCGGTCACGGGCTGTGAGCGGCCCAGCGAGGCGTCGCTGGCGCACCACGGCAGGATCGTCGAGGCCCTCGCCGACGGCGACGGCGCGGCGGCCGAGGCGGCCATGCGCCAGCTCCTCACGATCCACCCCGGGGTGGAACGCGTGGTGCCCGCCCCGCGCGAGCACTGA
- a CDS encoding RNA polymerase sigma factor produces the protein MSASTSRTLPPEIAESVSVMALIERGKAEGQIAGDDVRRAFEADQIPATQWKNVLRSLNQILEEEGVTLMVSAAEPKRTRKSVAAKSPAKRTATKTVPAKTTTTRKAAATATPAAPADPAVEEEAPAKKAAAKKTAAKKATAKKVTAKKTVAKKTAAKKDDVELVDDEVLEDTKVGEEPEGAESAGFVLSDEDEDDAPAQQVAAAGATADPVKDYLKQIGKVPLLNAEQEVELAKRIEAGLFAEDKLANSDKLAPKLKRELEIIAEDGRRAKNHLLEANLRLVVSLAKRYTGRGMLFLDLIQEGNLGLIRAVEKFDYTKGYKFSTYATWWIRQAITRAMADQARTIRIPVHMVEVINKLARVQRQMLQDLGREPTPEELAKELDMTPEKVIEVQKYGREPISLHTPLGEDGDSEFGDLIEDSEAVVPADAVSFTLLQEQLHSVLDTLSEREAGVVSMRFGLTDGQPKTLDEIGKVYGVTRERIRQIESKTMSKLRHPSRSQVLRDYLD, from the coding sequence GTGTCGGCCAGCACATCCCGTACGCTCCCGCCGGAGATCGCCGAGTCCGTCTCTGTCATGGCGCTCATTGAGCGGGGAAAGGCTGAGGGGCAGATCGCCGGCGATGACGTGCGTCGGGCCTTCGAAGCTGACCAGATTCCGGCCACTCAGTGGAAGAACGTACTGCGCAGCCTCAATCAGATCCTCGAGGAAGAGGGTGTGACGCTGATGGTCAGTGCCGCAGAGCCCAAGCGCACCCGCAAGAGCGTCGCAGCGAAGAGTCCCGCCAAGCGCACCGCCACCAAGACGGTCCCGGCCAAGACGACGACCACGCGGAAGGCCGCCGCCACGGCCACGCCCGCGGCGCCCGCCGACCCGGCCGTCGAGGAGGAGGCGCCCGCCAAGAAGGCGGCCGCCAAGAAGACCGCGGCCAAGAAGGCGACGGCGAAGAAGGTCACGGCCAAGAAGACGGTCGCCAAGAAGACCGCGGCCAAGAAGGACGACGTCGAGCTGGTCGACGACGAGGTCCTCGAGGACACCAAGGTCGGGGAGGAGCCCGAGGGCGCCGAGAGCGCCGGCTTCGTGCTCTCCGACGAGGACGAGGACGACGCGCCCGCCCAGCAGGTCGCCGCCGCCGGGGCCACCGCCGACCCGGTCAAGGACTACCTCAAGCAGATCGGCAAGGTCCCCCTGCTCAACGCCGAGCAGGAGGTCGAGCTCGCCAAGCGCATCGAGGCGGGTCTGTTCGCCGAGGACAAGCTGGCCAACTCCGACAAGCTGGCGCCGAAGCTCAAGCGCGAGCTGGAGATCATCGCCGAGGACGGGCGCCGCGCCAAGAACCACCTCCTGGAGGCCAACCTCCGTCTGGTGGTCTCCCTGGCCAAGCGCTACACCGGCCGCGGCATGCTCTTCCTGGACCTCATCCAGGAGGGCAACCTCGGTCTGATCCGCGCGGTGGAGAAGTTCGACTACACCAAGGGCTACAAGTTCTCCACGTACGCCACCTGGTGGATCCGCCAGGCGATCACCCGCGCGATGGCCGACCAGGCCCGCACCATCCGCATCCCGGTGCACATGGTCGAGGTCATCAACAAGCTCGCGCGCGTGCAGCGCCAGATGCTCCAGGACCTGGGCCGCGAGCCCACCCCGGAGGAGCTGGCCAAGGAGCTCGACATGACCCCGGAGAAGGTCATCGAGGTCCAGAAGTACGGTCGCGAGCCCATCTCGCTGCACACCCCGCTGGGCGAGGACGGCGACAGCGAGTTCGGTGACCTCATCGAGGACTCCGAGGCCGTCGTCCCGGCCGACGCGGTCAGCTTCACGCTCCTGCAGGAGCAGCTGCACTCCGTCCTGGACACCCTGTCCGAGCGCGAGGCGGGCGTCGTCTCCATGCGGTTCGGTCTCACCGACGGTCAGCCGAAGACCCTCGACGAGATCGGCAAGGTGTACGGCGTCACGCGCGAGCGCATCCGCCAGATCGAGTCCAAGACCATGTCGAAGCTGCGCCACCCGTCGCGTTCCCAGGTGCTGCGCGACTACCTCGACTAG
- a CDS encoding serine protease, producing MRRRLVRALARPLVLAAATAVIPMASAAPAAADSIVVGGFPVDALESPWTVALSSRDRFGGTRAGQFCGGVAVGRTTVLTAAHCMDEELLGGSPDRVPDLRVITGRTDLLSDRGREIAVRDTWVNPVYDGVTNSGDFAVLTLAEPLPSGSVIAMAGAGDPAYRAGTGATVYGWGDTTGSGTYAGSLHAARVRVQPDTLCERAYPGGPDGTYRAETMLCAGETSGGRDACQGDSGGPLVAQGRLIGLVSWGAGCGWADSPGVYTRVSEVVRALGWARAG from the coding sequence ATGCGTCGTCGTCTTGTCCGGGCCCTGGCCCGGCCTCTGGTCCTCGCGGCCGCCACGGCCGTCATACCGATGGCCTCGGCCGCCCCGGCGGCCGCCGACAGCATCGTCGTCGGCGGCTTCCCGGTCGATGCGCTGGAAAGTCCGTGGACCGTGGCGCTGTCCAGCCGTGACCGGTTCGGGGGTACGCGAGCCGGGCAGTTCTGCGGAGGCGTGGCGGTCGGCCGGACCACCGTGCTCACGGCTGCCCACTGCATGGACGAGGAGTTGCTGGGGGGATCGCCGGACCGGGTGCCCGACCTCAGGGTCATCACAGGACGCACGGACCTGCTCTCGGACCGGGGCCGGGAGATCGCCGTGCGCGACACCTGGGTGAATCCGGTGTACGACGGTGTCACCAACTCCGGCGACTTCGCCGTGCTCACCCTGGCCGAGCCGCTCCCGTCGGGTTCGGTCATCGCCATGGCGGGGGCGGGCGACCCCGCGTACCGGGCGGGCACGGGGGCCACCGTCTACGGGTGGGGGGACACCACGGGCTCCGGCACCTACGCGGGCAGCCTGCACGCGGCACGCGTGCGTGTGCAGCCCGACACGCTGTGCGAGAGGGCTTATCCGGGCGGTCCCGACGGGACGTACCGCGCCGAGACGATGCTGTGCGCGGGAGAGACGTCAGGGGGCCGGGACGCCTGCCAGGGGGACAGCGGGGGGCCGCTGGTGGCCCAGGGACGGCTGATAGGCCTCGTGTCCTGGGGTGCGGGCTGCGGCTGGGCGGACAGCCCCGGGGTGTACACGAGGGTGTCCGAGGTGGTGCGGGCCCTCGGGTGGGCGCGGGCCGGCTGA
- a CDS encoding DNA topoisomerase IV subunit B, protein MTAETSVPSTALLAGADRDGSNYTARHLLVLEGLEAVRKRPGMYIGSTDSRGLMHCLWEIIDNSVDEALGGYCDHIEVILHDDGSVEVRDNGRGIPVDVEPKTGLSGVEVVMTKLHAGGKFGGGSYAASGGLHGVGASVVNALSARLDVEVDRGGHTHAISFRRGVPGAFAAVGPDAKFEARNGLRKTKKIPKTRSGTRVRYWADRQIFLKDAKLSLENLHQRARQTAFLVPGLTIVVRDEYGLGEGGSKGEESFRFDGGISEFCEFLAADKPVCDTLRFTGQGTFKETVPVLDEHGQMTPTEVTRELGVDVALRWGTGYDTTLRSFVNIIATPKGGTHVAGFEQAVAKTMNEVLRAKKMLRVAEDDIVKDDALEGLTAVVTVRLAEPQFEGQTKEVLGTSAARRIVNTVVSRELKAFLTSTKRDAAQQARVVMEKAVAAARTRIAARQHKDAQRRKTALETSSLPAKLADCRSDDVDRSELFIVEGDSALGTAKLARNSEFQALLPIRGKILNVQKSSVTDMLKNAECGAIIQVIGAGSGRTFDIDAARYGKIIMMTDADVDGSHIRTLLLTLFHRYMRPMVEAGRVFAAVPPLHRVELVQPKKGQEKYVYTYSDRELRDKLMEFQSKGIRYKDSIQRYKGLGEMDADQLAETTMDPRHRTLRRINLTDLEAAEQVFDLLMGNDVAPRKEFISSSAATLDRSRIDA, encoded by the coding sequence GTGACCGCCGAGACGTCCGTGCCGTCCACAGCGCTGCTGGCAGGAGCAGACCGGGACGGTTCCAACTACACCGCGCGGCACCTGCTCGTCCTCGAGGGGCTCGAGGCCGTGCGGAAGCGCCCCGGCATGTACATCGGATCGACCGACAGCCGCGGTCTGATGCACTGCCTCTGGGAGATCATCGACAACTCCGTCGACGAGGCCCTCGGAGGCTACTGCGACCACATCGAGGTGATCCTCCACGACGACGGCTCGGTGGAGGTCCGGGACAACGGCCGCGGCATCCCGGTCGACGTCGAGCCCAAGACCGGCCTCTCCGGTGTCGAGGTCGTCATGACCAAGCTGCACGCGGGCGGCAAGTTCGGCGGCGGCTCGTACGCGGCCTCCGGCGGCCTGCACGGCGTCGGCGCGTCCGTCGTCAACGCCCTGTCCGCGCGGCTGGACGTCGAGGTGGACCGCGGCGGGCACACCCACGCGATCAGCTTCCGGCGCGGTGTCCCCGGCGCCTTCGCCGCCGTGGGCCCGGACGCGAAGTTCGAGGCCAGGAACGGACTGCGCAAGACCAAGAAGATCCCGAAGACCCGCAGCGGCACGCGCGTGCGCTACTGGGCCGACCGGCAGATCTTCCTCAAGGACGCCAAGCTCTCCCTGGAGAACCTGCACCAGCGCGCCCGGCAGACCGCGTTCCTGGTGCCCGGCCTGACCATCGTCGTCCGCGACGAGTACGGGCTCGGCGAGGGGGGCAGCAAGGGCGAGGAGTCGTTCCGCTTCGACGGTGGCATCAGCGAGTTCTGCGAGTTCCTGGCCGCCGACAAGCCTGTCTGCGACACCCTCCGCTTCACCGGGCAGGGCACCTTCAAGGAGACCGTCCCCGTCCTCGACGAGCACGGCCAGATGACGCCCACCGAGGTCACCCGTGAGCTCGGCGTCGACGTCGCGCTGCGCTGGGGGACCGGCTACGACACGACGCTCAGGTCGTTCGTCAACATCATCGCCACCCCCAAGGGCGGCACCCACGTCGCCGGCTTCGAGCAGGCCGTCGCCAAGACGATGAACGAGGTGCTGCGCGCGAAGAAGATGCTGCGCGTGGCCGAGGACGACATCGTCAAGGACGACGCCCTGGAGGGCCTCACGGCGGTGGTCACGGTCCGCCTGGCCGAGCCGCAGTTCGAGGGCCAGACCAAGGAGGTCCTCGGCACCTCGGCGGCCCGCCGCATCGTGAACACCGTCGTCTCCCGCGAACTCAAGGCCTTCCTGACCTCCACCAAGCGGGACGCCGCCCAGCAGGCGCGGGTCGTCATGGAGAAGGCCGTCGCCGCGGCCCGGACCCGCATCGCGGCGCGTCAGCACAAGGACGCGCAGCGTCGCAAGACGGCCCTGGAGACCTCCTCGCTGCCCGCCAAGCTGGCCGACTGCCGCAGCGACGACGTCGACCGCAGCGAGCTGTTCATCGTCGAGGGCGACTCCGCGCTCGGTACGGCGAAGCTCGCCCGGAACTCGGAGTTCCAGGCGCTGCTGCCGATCCGCGGCAAGATCCTCAACGTTCAGAAGTCGTCCGTGACGGACATGCTGAAGAACGCCGAGTGCGGTGCGATCATCCAGGTCATAGGAGCGGGCTCCGGGCGGACCTTCGACATCGACGCGGCCCGCTACGGCAAGATCATCATGATGACCGACGCCGATGTGGACGGCTCCCACATCCGCACCCTGCTCCTGACGCTGTTCCACCGCTACATGCGGCCCATGGTCGAGGCGGGCCGGGTGTTCGCCGCGGTGCCGCCGCTGCACCGCGTCGAGCTCGTCCAGCCCAAGAAGGGCCAGGAGAAGTACGTCTACACGTACTCGGACCGGGAGCTGCGCGACAAGCTCATGGAGTTCCAGAGCAAGGGCATCCGGTACAAGGACTCGATCCAGCGCTACAAGGGCCTCGGCGAGATGGACGCCGACCAGCTGGCCGAGACGACCATGGACCCGCGCCACCGCACCCTGCGCCGGATCAACCTCACCGACCTGGAGGCCGCCGAGCAGGTCTTCGACCTGCTCATGGGCAACGACGTCGCCCCCCGCAAGGAGTTCATCTCCAGCTCCGCGGCGACCCTGGACCGCTCCCGCATCGACGCGTAG
- a CDS encoding DUF485 domain-containing protein, protein MQSSNSGDVRYDDPWYDALASGWGESADTGTPAVAPSAREEARAAADVYLEVQRSEAFQEVRSRYRRFVVPAVVIFFTWYVAYVVTATTAPEWMARPVAGAVNAGMLAGLGQFLTTFLLTWAYARHARLRRDRAALDLRWDTQELARGKGDAA, encoded by the coding sequence ATGCAGTCAAGCAACTCGGGGGACGTGAGGTACGACGATCCCTGGTACGACGCCCTCGCCTCGGGCTGGGGGGAGTCCGCCGACACGGGGACGCCGGCGGTGGCGCCGTCGGCGCGGGAGGAGGCCCGGGCCGCGGCCGACGTCTACCTCGAGGTCCAGCGCAGCGAGGCCTTCCAGGAGGTGCGCAGCCGGTACCGGAGGTTCGTGGTCCCGGCCGTCGTGATCTTCTTCACCTGGTACGTGGCGTACGTCGTGACGGCCACCACCGCGCCGGAGTGGATGGCGCGGCCCGTGGCGGGCGCCGTGAACGCGGGGATGCTGGCGGGGCTCGGACAGTTCCTGACCACCTTCCTGCTCACCTGGGCCTATGCGCGGCACGCGCGGCTGCGCAGGGACCGGGCGGCGCTGGACCTGCGCTGGGACACCCAGGAGCTGGCGCGGGGGAAGGGCGACGCGGCATGA